Proteins encoded within one genomic window of Chitinophaga parva:
- a CDS encoding acetyl-CoA carboxylase biotin carboxyl carrier protein subunit — protein MIKATVNDKAAFKVDMANGVTCNGETVDWSAAQLPNGNYSVIMDNRSVAVQLCGIDREHKTVSLQIEGRVFDVKLEEPIDQLLAAMGIKDAMGRKVNDIKAPMPGLVLQVLVAPGQAIKKGDPVLILEAMKMENVFKATADAIVKEVKVAPRTAVEKGQVLVILE, from the coding sequence ATGATCAAAGCCACGGTAAACGATAAAGCTGCATTTAAGGTGGATATGGCCAATGGCGTCACCTGTAACGGGGAAACGGTAGACTGGTCTGCCGCCCAGCTGCCCAATGGCAATTACAGCGTGATCATGGACAATCGCAGTGTGGCAGTGCAACTGTGTGGGATAGACCGGGAGCACAAAACTGTGAGCCTGCAGATAGAAGGCCGCGTGTTTGACGTAAAGCTGGAAGAGCCTATTGACCAATTGCTTGCGGCCATGGGCATTAAAGACGCTATGGGCCGAAAGGTCAACGACATCAAAGCGCCCATGCCAGGCCTGGTGCTCCAGGTGCTGGTGGCGCCCGGCCAGGCCATAAAAAAGGGAGATCCGGTGCTGATCCTGGAGGCCATGAAAATGGAGAATGTATTCAAAGCCACCGCCGATGCCATCGTAAAAGAAGTAAAGGTGGCCCCGCGCACCGCCGTGGAAAAGGGCCAGGTCCTTGTCATCTTGGAATAG
- a CDS encoding M1 family metallopeptidase, with amino-acid sequence MHHQMKKALSGAALCGLLGWSAATLGQQKDPNDPALKIYRASATKINDLVHTKLDVRFDYAKRYMYGKEWVTLHPHFYPTDSLTLDAKSMNINAVALVKNGKTVNLPYTYRDSLQLAIKLDRTYKSNEQYTIFIDYTAKPEEYKAVGSAAITDAKGLYFINPDGKDPGKPTEIWTQGESESSSVWFPTIDKSNQKSTSEISMTVEKKYKTLSNGLLVKQVNNANGTRTDTWKLDQPFAPYLFMMAVGDYAIVKDTWHGKEVSYYVEPAYEKYARDIFGDTPEMLSFYSKILGYDYPWPKYSQIIARDYVSGAMENVTATLHGQFVQKTDRELLDDDREGNSVIAHELFHHWFGDLATCESWSNLTVNESFADYSEYLWFEHKFGKDAADEHGYNALQGYFRTAQYSGDKDLVRFHYHDKEDMFDAITYQKGGCILNMLRNNVGDSAFFKSLNLYLKTNAYKATEAHQLRLAFEEVTGRDMNWFFNQWYYGQGYPTLDLSYAYDEAGRKTSVIIKQVQKTDKVWELPMAVDVYAGGKKERYMIDAKHRIDTFTFESAVKPDLVNVDADKVIVMKKDDHRDLSTYVFQYFNAPNYLDRREALDVCIEQQSTNADARKVVLAAVKDKFEGLRAYAIEHLKMDEAAIKSAIAPTLVDLAKNDVFAKVRSAAVEQLGGLADAQYASLFESKIADRSYAVEGKALSALYDVDSTKAFTTAKSLEKDAKGDLMSGIAEVYLKKGDESTLPFFRRHFESATGQEKFEAAAQYIVILANASNTEAVNHGYDQIREMTEQFRNKMVTNYIINMLTPALQKKQAAAQSATGATQEGYNAQVTHLQEIIKSLRSPKAAEE; translated from the coding sequence ATGCATCATCAAATGAAGAAGGCCCTGTCCGGCGCTGCGCTCTGCGGCTTGCTGGGCTGGTCTGCCGCGACGCTGGGCCAGCAAAAGGACCCCAACGATCCGGCCCTGAAGATCTACCGTGCATCTGCCACCAAGATCAACGACCTGGTACACACTAAGCTGGACGTACGCTTCGACTATGCCAAACGCTATATGTACGGCAAGGAATGGGTAACCCTCCATCCGCACTTCTATCCTACAGACAGCCTTACACTGGATGCCAAAAGCATGAACATTAACGCTGTAGCCCTGGTGAAGAATGGTAAAACAGTGAACCTGCCGTACACCTACCGCGACAGCCTGCAGCTGGCCATAAAACTGGACCGCACTTACAAATCAAACGAACAGTACACCATTTTTATTGATTATACGGCCAAGCCGGAAGAATATAAAGCAGTAGGCAGCGCCGCCATCACGGATGCCAAAGGCCTGTACTTCATTAACCCGGATGGTAAAGATCCCGGTAAACCCACGGAGATCTGGACCCAGGGCGAAAGTGAATCGTCTTCCGTATGGTTTCCCACCATCGATAAAAGCAACCAGAAGTCCACTTCCGAGATCAGCATGACAGTGGAAAAGAAATATAAAACCCTGTCTAACGGCCTGCTGGTAAAGCAGGTGAACAATGCCAACGGTACCCGCACAGACACCTGGAAGCTGGACCAGCCCTTTGCCCCCTACCTGTTTATGATGGCCGTGGGCGACTATGCCATTGTAAAGGACACCTGGCATGGCAAGGAAGTAAGCTACTATGTGGAACCTGCGTATGAAAAATATGCACGTGACATTTTTGGCGATACACCGGAAATGCTCTCCTTCTACTCCAAGATCCTGGGCTACGATTACCCCTGGCCCAAATATTCCCAGATCATTGCCCGCGATTATGTAAGCGGCGCCATGGAAAATGTGACCGCAACCCTGCACGGCCAGTTTGTACAGAAAACAGACCGGGAGCTGCTGGACGATGACCGCGAGGGCAATTCCGTGATCGCGCATGAGCTGTTCCATCACTGGTTTGGCGACCTGGCCACCTGCGAAAGCTGGAGCAACCTCACCGTGAATGAATCCTTTGCCGACTACAGCGAATACCTGTGGTTTGAACACAAATTTGGCAAAGACGCGGCAGACGAACATGGCTACAATGCCCTGCAGGGCTACTTCCGCACGGCACAATACAGCGGTGACAAAGACCTGGTGCGTTTCCACTACCACGATAAAGAAGATATGTTTGATGCCATCACCTACCAGAAAGGTGGCTGCATTCTCAACATGCTGCGCAATAACGTGGGTGATTCCGCCTTCTTCAAATCCCTGAACCTTTACCTGAAAACCAATGCCTACAAAGCCACAGAAGCGCACCAGCTGCGCCTGGCCTTTGAAGAAGTGACCGGCCGTGATATGAACTGGTTCTTTAACCAATGGTATTACGGACAAGGCTATCCCACGCTGGACCTGAGCTATGCCTATGACGAGGCCGGCAGGAAGACAAGCGTGATCATCAAACAGGTACAGAAAACAGATAAGGTATGGGAACTGCCCATGGCTGTTGATGTTTACGCCGGCGGAAAGAAAGAAAGATACATGATCGATGCTAAGCACCGCATTGATACGTTCACCTTTGAAAGCGCCGTGAAACCGGACCTGGTGAACGTGGATGCAGACAAAGTGATCGTCATGAAAAAGGACGACCACCGTGACCTGAGCACTTATGTATTCCAATACTTCAACGCCCCCAACTACCTGGACCGCCGCGAGGCACTGGATGTGTGCATTGAACAGCAATCCACTAACGCCGATGCACGCAAAGTGGTGCTGGCCGCGGTAAAAGACAAGTTTGAAGGCCTGCGTGCTTACGCCATTGAGCACCTGAAAATGGATGAAGCAGCCATAAAGAGCGCCATCGCCCCCACCCTCGTGGACCTGGCTAAGAATGATGTCTTTGCCAAAGTACGCTCCGCCGCCGTGGAACAGCTGGGTGGCCTGGCAGATGCACAATACGCCTCCCTGTTTGAAAGCAAAATAGCCGACCGCTCTTATGCCGTAGAAGGCAAAGCCCTCTCTGCGCTGTACGATGTGGACTCCACCAAAGCCTTCACCACTGCCAAATCGCTCGAGAAAGACGCCAAGGGAGACCTTATGAGCGGCATTGCAGAAGTGTACCTGAAGAAAGGTGATGAATCAACCCTCCCCTTCTTCCGCAGGCATTTTGAAAGCGCCACCGGCCAGGAAAAGTTTGAAGCAGCGGCCCAGTACATAGTAATACTGGCCAACGCATCCAATACAGAAGCGGTAAACCATGGCTATGACCAGATCAGGGAAATGACGGAACAGTTTCGTAACAAGATGGTGACAAACTACATCATCAACATGCTCACCCCCGCGCTGCAGAAAAAGCAGGCTGCCGCCCAATCCGCCACCGGCGCGACGCAGGAAGGATACAATGCACAGGTAACGCACCTGCAGGAGATCATTAAATCCCTTAGATCACCCAAAGCCGCAGAAGAATAA
- a CDS encoding TPM domain-containing protein translates to MKRLRCFFLCVMVLLTGRLAAQQIQPKPNPPRLVNDFAGVMVQSEVDALEHKLVAYSDSTSNQVLVVTVNTVGDYDISDVALKYLRDWGVGIKGRDNGLVILVAKDDHKVWIATGYGLEGAIPDVIAHRIIEAAMVPNFKEGHYYAGLDAGVDLIFKAAAGEYKGIPRKSGGGGISPIIIIIIVIIVIILFSRGSGGGGTYSRRGYGGWWIPMGGGWGSGGGGGFGGGGGGGFGGFGGGSGGGGGAGGSW, encoded by the coding sequence ATGAAACGCTTGCGCTGCTTCTTTTTATGCGTAATGGTCTTGCTCACCGGCCGGCTGGCTGCCCAGCAGATACAACCCAAGCCTAACCCGCCCCGCCTGGTAAATGACTTTGCCGGTGTGATGGTACAAAGCGAGGTAGATGCCCTGGAACATAAGCTGGTGGCCTATAGCGACAGTACCTCCAACCAGGTGCTGGTAGTGACGGTAAATACGGTAGGCGATTACGACATCAGTGACGTAGCGCTCAAATACCTGCGGGACTGGGGCGTGGGCATCAAGGGCCGCGATAACGGCCTCGTGATCCTGGTGGCCAAAGACGATCACAAGGTCTGGATAGCCACAGGCTACGGCCTGGAAGGCGCCATCCCCGATGTGATAGCACACCGCATCATTGAAGCCGCCATGGTGCCCAATTTCAAGGAAGGGCATTATTATGCCGGCCTGGATGCCGGAGTAGATCTCATTTTCAAGGCAGCTGCCGGGGAGTATAAAGGCATTCCGCGCAAGTCCGGTGGGGGCGGGATCAGTCCCATCATCATTATCATCATTGTGATCATTGTGATCATCCTCTTCAGCCGGGGTAGCGGCGGTGGGGGCACTTATAGCCGCCGTGGTTATGGTGGCTGGTGGATACCCATGGGCGGCGGCTGGGGCAGCGGCGGTGGTGGCGGATTTGGTGGTGGCGGCGGAGGAGGCTTCGGCGGTTTTGGCGGCGGTTCCGGTGGGGGTGGTGGTGCCGGCGGCAGCTGGTAA
- a CDS encoding TPM domain-containing protein, giving the protein MGLFPFFKKKEFFTEPEKERLLQAIRQAERLTSGEIRLFVESRCGYVNPLDRAGEVFGPMGMGNTRLQNGVLLYVALLDKQFAILGDSGIHQKVGQEFWQSAATKLRSQFREGQIVPGLEACILTIGQSLRQHFPHQADDENELPDDIVFGR; this is encoded by the coding sequence ATGGGCCTGTTCCCTTTTTTCAAAAAGAAGGAGTTTTTTACTGAACCCGAGAAAGAACGCCTGCTCCAGGCCATCCGCCAGGCAGAGCGCCTCACTTCCGGTGAGATCCGTCTCTTCGTGGAAAGCCGCTGCGGTTATGTAAACCCGCTGGACCGCGCCGGGGAAGTGTTTGGCCCCATGGGCATGGGCAATACCCGCCTGCAGAACGGCGTGCTGCTCTACGTGGCCCTGCTGGACAAGCAGTTTGCTATCCTGGGCGATAGCGGTATTCACCAGAAAGTAGGACAGGAGTTCTGGCAGTCCGCGGCCACAAAGCTCCGGAGCCAGTTCCGCGAAGGCCAGATCGTGCCCGGGCTGGAAGCCTGCATCCTTACCATCGGGCAGTCATTGCGCCAGCACTTTCCCCACCAGGCAGATGATGAGAATGAGCTGCCGGACGATATTGTCTTTGGCCGCTGA
- a CDS encoding LemA family protein: protein MKTGSIVAIVLVALLLIAGCGGCAKYNSLVGQDENVKKAWSNVEASYQRRMDLYDNVVSTIKGSANFEQSTLTKVVEARASATQVKIDAENLTPEKLQQFQAAQSQLSSSFGRLLAVAENYPDLKTTKAFQDFQAQIEGTENRINVARRDFNDAVQTYNQSVRYFPGNIVAGLAGFHPKAGFTAQEGADKAPKIDFGDSSK, encoded by the coding sequence ATGAAGACAGGAAGTATTGTTGCCATTGTATTAGTAGCGTTGCTGTTGATAGCAGGCTGCGGTGGTTGCGCCAAATATAACAGCCTGGTGGGCCAGGACGAGAACGTAAAGAAGGCCTGGTCCAACGTGGAAGCCTCTTACCAGCGCAGGATGGACCTGTATGACAACGTAGTATCCACTATTAAAGGCTCTGCAAACTTTGAGCAAAGCACCCTTACCAAAGTGGTAGAAGCCCGCGCCAGCGCCACCCAGGTAAAGATCGATGCGGAGAACCTGACCCCGGAAAAGCTGCAGCAATTCCAGGCCGCACAGTCCCAGTTGAGCTCTTCCTTTGGACGCCTGCTGGCAGTAGCAGAAAACTACCCGGACCTGAAAACCACCAAGGCCTTCCAGGATTTCCAGGCACAGATAGAAGGTACAGAAAACCGCATCAACGTGGCCCGCAGGGACTTCAACGATGCTGTGCAGACCTACAACCAGTCTGTAAGATATTTCCCCGGCAATATCGTTGCGGGCCTTGCCGGCTTCCATCCCAAAGCCGGCTTTACCGCCCAGGAAGGTGCGGATAAGGCACCCAAGATCGACTTTGGCGACAGCAGCAAATAA
- a CDS encoding response regulator translates to MSSQHIHILYIDDEVNNLNAFKASFRRIYTVQTATSAEEAEKLLESNTFHIIISDQRMPKMTGIEFFESILERYPEPIRVLLTGYADINAVIDAINKGQVYKYFSKPWNEDELKHNIEKAYEVYSLRKENKELTAKLLDVNEKLEFLLRQKLIS, encoded by the coding sequence ATGAGTTCTCAACACATCCATATTTTATATATTGATGACGAGGTAAATAATTTGAACGCCTTTAAAGCTTCGTTTCGCCGGATCTATACCGTACAAACCGCCACCAGCGCGGAAGAGGCAGAAAAATTACTGGAGTCAAACACCTTTCACATCATTATTTCCGACCAGCGCATGCCCAAAATGACGGGCATTGAATTCTTTGAATCCATCCTGGAGCGCTACCCGGAGCCCATCCGCGTGCTGCTTACCGGCTATGCGGATATTAATGCGGTGATAGACGCCATCAACAAGGGCCAGGTGTACAAATACTTCTCCAAGCCCTGGAACGAGGACGAACTGAAACATAACATTGAAAAGGCGTACGAAGTTTATTCCCTGCGCAAAGAAAATAAGGAGCTTACCGCCAAGCTGCTGGACGTGAATGAAAAGCTGGAGTTCCTGCTGCGCCAGAAACTGATCTCTTAA
- a CDS encoding dipeptidase, whose protein sequence is MQVWKDYQAQHKDRFLNELLDLLRIPSVSADSRYNQDTLRCAEAVKQRLQEAGAEKVEVCPTAGHAIVYGEKIIDPALPTVLVYGHYDVQPADPLELWHSGPFDPVIKDGKIWARGSADDKGQFYMHVKAFETMVKTNTLPCNIKFMIEGEEEVGSANLGIFLKDNKERLKADVILISDTAMLSLENPSLDTGLRGLSYMEVAVTGPNRDLHSGVYGGAVANPATILCKMIASLHDENNHVTIPGFYDKVQVLSDAERKALNSAPFDEAEYKKDLGIDAVWGEKGYSTIERTGIRPTLEVNGIWGGYTGEGSKTVLPSQAFAKISMRLVPGQDWLEISDLFKAHFEKIAPAGVKVSVTRHHGGNPYVTPTDHAGYKAATRAVEATFGKAPIPVRGGGSIPIVSLFESELGLKTILMGFGLDSDNLHSPNEKYGLENFYKGIETIPYFHKFFAEQFKQ, encoded by the coding sequence ATGCAAGTTTGGAAAGATTACCAGGCCCAGCACAAGGACCGTTTTCTCAACGAATTACTGGACTTACTGCGCATCCCCTCTGTGAGCGCGGACTCCCGCTATAACCAGGACACCCTGCGTTGCGCTGAAGCAGTGAAACAACGCCTGCAGGAAGCCGGCGCTGAAAAAGTGGAGGTATGCCCTACCGCCGGCCACGCTATCGTGTACGGCGAAAAGATCATTGACCCCGCCCTGCCTACTGTACTGGTGTACGGCCACTACGATGTGCAGCCTGCAGACCCGCTGGAACTGTGGCACAGCGGCCCCTTTGACCCGGTGATCAAGGATGGTAAGATCTGGGCCCGCGGCAGTGCCGACGATAAAGGCCAGTTCTACATGCACGTGAAGGCATTTGAAACCATGGTGAAGACCAATACCCTGCCTTGCAACATAAAATTCATGATTGAGGGTGAAGAAGAAGTGGGCTCCGCTAACCTGGGCATTTTCCTCAAGGATAACAAAGAGCGCCTGAAGGCGGATGTGATCCTCATTTCCGACACCGCCATGCTGAGCCTCGAAAACCCGTCCCTGGACACCGGCCTCCGTGGCCTCTCCTACATGGAAGTAGCCGTGACCGGCCCTAACCGCGACCTGCACTCCGGTGTGTATGGCGGCGCTGTGGCCAACCCTGCTACCATCCTTTGCAAGATGATCGCCAGCCTGCATGATGAAAATAACCACGTTACCATCCCCGGCTTTTATGACAAGGTGCAGGTGCTCAGTGATGCAGAACGCAAAGCCCTGAACAGCGCCCCGTTTGACGAGGCGGAATACAAAAAGGACCTGGGCATAGACGCTGTATGGGGCGAGAAAGGCTATTCCACCATTGAGCGTACCGGTATCCGGCCCACCCTGGAGGTGAACGGTATCTGGGGCGGTTACACCGGTGAAGGCTCCAAGACCGTGCTGCCTTCCCAGGCATTTGCCAAGATCTCTATGCGCCTGGTGCCCGGCCAGGACTGGCTGGAGATCTCCGACCTGTTCAAAGCCCATTTTGAAAAGATAGCCCCCGCCGGCGTAAAGGTGAGCGTAACCCGCCACCATGGCGGCAATCCGTATGTAACACCTACTGACCACGCCGGTTATAAAGCGGCTACCCGGGCGGTAGAAGCTACCTTTGGCAAAGCGCCCATCCCCGTACGCGGCGGCGGCAGCATTCCCATCGTATCGCTGTTTGAGTCCGAGCTGGGCCTCAAAACCATCCTCATGGGCTTTGGGCTGGATAGCGATAACCTGCACTCTCCCAACGAAAAATACGGCCTGGAAAACTTCTACAAAGGCATCGAGACCATCCCGTATTTCCATAAGTTCTTTGCAGAGCAGTTTAAGCAATAA
- a CDS encoding RNA-binding S4 domain-containing protein, whose amino-acid sequence MATKPAPAAEKLRVDKYLWAIRIFKTRSQAADACDGGKVKLHGNSVKAAKAVSVGDKYDIRAENRKWTIEVTALLDHRVQYAEAIKYYVDLTPEEDQQMNQRVAASFHTGKRPSKIGRPTKSDRRDLDDFMRGDD is encoded by the coding sequence ATGGCAACGAAACCAGCACCAGCAGCAGAGAAACTCCGTGTAGACAAATACCTCTGGGCCATCCGCATTTTTAAGACCCGCAGCCAGGCGGCAGATGCCTGCGACGGGGGCAAAGTAAAGCTCCACGGTAATTCCGTGAAGGCGGCCAAGGCCGTGTCCGTGGGCGATAAATACGATATCCGCGCAGAAAACCGCAAATGGACCATCGAGGTGACCGCCCTGCTGGACCACCGCGTGCAATATGCCGAGGCCATTAAATACTACGTGGACCTCACCCCGGAAGAAGACCAGCAGATGAACCAGCGCGTAGCTGCCAGCTTCCATACGGGCAAGCGCCCCAGCAAAATAGGCCGCCCCACCAAGTCCGACCGGCGCGACCTGGACGACTTCATGCGGGGGGACGACTGA
- the lysA gene encoding diaminopimelate decarboxylase, with the protein MAKQSDVLSADFLVKVAEEFGTPVYIYHAEKIKTQYGKLQKAFQKADTHFFYACKALTNINVLRYVQSLGAGLDTVSIQEVMLGLRAGFDPKKIFYTPNCVDINEIIAAKDLGVNINIDNISILEQWGNKFGGSYPICIRLNPHIMAGGNYKISTGHVDSKFGISIHQLRHIERIVKSTKLKVTGLHMHTGSEIKDVDVFLRAVDIMFEIAANFDDLEFLDLGSGFKVAYQPGDPETDIELLGDKVSEAFNKFSAAYKRPLQLWFEPGKFLVSQAGYFVVKANVIKQTTATVFVGVNSGFNHLIRPMFYDAFHLIRNISNPKGTERIYTVVGNICETDTFGWDRKINEVREGDYLVFYNAGAYGFEMSSNFNSRLKPAEVLIKDGKPRLIRRADVLDDLLRNQVEIEL; encoded by the coding sequence ATGGCTAAACAAAGCGACGTGCTCTCCGCAGACTTCCTCGTGAAAGTGGCGGAGGAATTTGGTACCCCGGTGTACATCTATCACGCGGAAAAAATAAAGACGCAGTACGGCAAGCTCCAGAAGGCTTTCCAGAAGGCGGACACCCATTTTTTCTACGCTTGCAAGGCCCTCACCAACATCAATGTGCTGCGCTACGTGCAGTCGCTCGGCGCCGGGCTGGACACTGTGTCCATCCAGGAAGTGATGCTGGGCCTCAGGGCCGGTTTTGATCCTAAGAAGATCTTTTACACCCCCAACTGCGTGGATATCAACGAGATCATCGCTGCAAAGGACCTGGGTGTAAATATAAATATTGACAACATCTCCATCCTGGAGCAATGGGGTAATAAATTTGGCGGCAGCTATCCTATCTGCATCCGCCTTAATCCGCACATCATGGCGGGCGGTAACTACAAGATCTCCACCGGCCACGTGGACAGCAAATTTGGCATTTCCATCCACCAGCTGCGCCACATTGAGCGCATTGTAAAATCCACTAAACTGAAAGTGACCGGCCTGCACATGCACACCGGCTCCGAGATCAAGGACGTGGACGTGTTCCTGCGCGCGGTGGACATCATGTTTGAAATTGCCGCCAACTTTGACGACCTGGAATTCCTGGACCTGGGCAGCGGCTTTAAAGTGGCCTACCAGCCTGGTGATCCCGAGACGGACATTGAACTGCTGGGCGACAAGGTGAGCGAGGCTTTCAATAAGTTCAGCGCCGCTTACAAACGCCCGCTGCAGCTGTGGTTTGAGCCCGGGAAGTTCCTGGTAAGCCAGGCCGGCTATTTCGTGGTGAAGGCCAATGTGATCAAGCAAACGACGGCCACCGTGTTTGTAGGCGTGAATTCCGGCTTTAACCACCTGATCCGCCCCATGTTCTACGACGCTTTCCATTTGATCCGCAACATTTCCAATCCCAAGGGCACGGAACGGATCTACACCGTGGTGGGCAACATCTGCGAGACCGATACCTTTGGGTGGGACCGTAAGATCAACGAGGTGCGCGAGGGCGATTACCTGGTGTTCTATAACGCCGGCGCCTATGGTTTTGAAATGTCCAGCAACTTTAACAGCCGCCTGAAACCGGCGGAAGTGCTGATCAAAGACGGTAAGCCGCGCCTGATCCGCAGGGCGGATGTGCTGGATGACCTGCTGCGCAACCAAGTAGAAATTGAATTGTAA